From a region of the Mycobacterium sp. SMC-8 genome:
- a CDS encoding sensor histidine kinase, translating into MSGELAIALTAVLVLLAVAAVMLAVRTRRVVATPTERAVHTALHTASLAARALRRGLDTDSAATAAPFLRGLTGTDGLALFDGAGELLAEDASDDQMWDDAVRDACVGAARQSISGGRRVMTHARTVAVVAQPLLAESGDLLGVLVVVTTRSPGPGMLGAVGEVARYAASQVELAELDASRARLDRAEVLALRAQISPHFIYNALNTIASFVRTDPDRARELILEFADFTRYSFRAAGQFTTLAEELRNIDRYLTLERARFGSALKVTLQVAPEVLNVVVPFLALQPLVENAVRHGFAGRGSGSIELVARDEGSDCVITVEDDGVGMDPDALRAGPSDALSDGAAASEGSGAHVGLTNVDHRLRAAFGNDYGLVVETAIGAGTKVVMRVPKFRSGVRASGGGFGVGRNE; encoded by the coding sequence ATGTCCGGCGAGCTCGCGATCGCCCTGACGGCCGTGCTGGTGCTGCTGGCCGTCGCCGCGGTGATGCTCGCCGTACGGACTCGACGGGTGGTTGCCACCCCCACCGAACGCGCCGTGCATACCGCGCTGCACACGGCCTCGCTCGCGGCGCGCGCGCTGCGCCGCGGCCTCGACACTGATTCCGCGGCCACCGCCGCACCGTTTCTGCGCGGACTCACCGGCACCGACGGCCTGGCATTGTTCGACGGTGCGGGCGAGCTTCTCGCCGAGGACGCGTCCGACGACCAGATGTGGGACGACGCCGTGCGGGACGCATGCGTCGGCGCTGCACGGCAGTCCATCTCGGGCGGGCGGCGCGTGATGACGCACGCCCGGACGGTCGCTGTGGTGGCCCAACCCCTGCTCGCCGAATCCGGTGACCTGCTCGGGGTGCTGGTGGTCGTCACGACGCGCTCCCCCGGCCCCGGAATGCTCGGCGCGGTGGGCGAGGTGGCGCGTTATGCGGCCAGTCAGGTTGAGCTCGCCGAGCTCGACGCCTCCCGGGCGCGGCTGGACCGCGCCGAGGTGCTGGCGTTGCGCGCGCAGATAAGTCCGCACTTCATCTACAACGCGCTGAACACGATCGCGTCGTTCGTGCGCACCGACCCCGACCGGGCCAGGGAGCTTATCCTGGAGTTCGCCGACTTCACTCGTTACTCCTTTCGCGCCGCCGGCCAATTCACCACTCTCGCTGAGGAATTGCGCAACATCGATCGGTACCTGACCCTGGAGCGGGCGCGGTTCGGTTCCGCGCTCAAGGTCACGTTGCAGGTCGCTCCCGAGGTGCTCAACGTCGTGGTGCCCTTCCTTGCGTTGCAGCCGCTGGTGGAGAATGCGGTGCGGCACGGCTTCGCCGGCCGCGGCAGCGGGTCGATCGAACTCGTCGCTCGCGACGAAGGTTCCGACTGCGTCATCACCGTCGAGGACGACGGCGTCGGCATGGACCCGGACGCGTTGCGCGCGGGGCCGAGCGATGCGCTGTCCGACGGCGCCGCGGCCTCCGAAGGTTCGGGCGCGCATGTCGGCCTGACCAATGTCGACCATCGCCTGCGCGCCGCGTTCGGCAACGATTACGGTCTGGTGGTCGAAACCGCGATCGGCGCGGGCACCAAGGTCGTCATGCGGGTGCCCAAGTTCCGGTCCGGCGTACGGGCCAGTGGAGGTGGGTTCGGGGTGGGTCGAAATGAGTAG
- a CDS encoding IS1380 family transposase codes for MKVSHSFAVSSAVFDDDHLVSCAGLVPVMTLAAQTALPQLLRDKVVIAEPRIKSGAANPAPKLSTVIAGMCAGADCIDDLDLVRAGGMKTLFGGVYAPSTIGTLLREFTFGHARQLESVLREHLAGLCARVDLLPGAGERAFLDIDSLLRPVYGHAKQGASYGHTKIAGKQILRKGLSPLVTTISTATSAPVITGARLRAGKANSGKGAARMIAQAVATARTAGVTGQIVVRGDSAYGNSTVATACRRAGAQFSLVLTKTRAVAAAIESIDESAWIAVEYPGAVRDPDTGAWISDAEVAETTYTAFTSTDNPMTARLIVRRVKDARFPDALFPVWRYHPFFTDTDEPTVAADITHRRHAIIETVFADLIDGPLAHMPSGRFGANSAWILCAAIAHNLLRAAGVLAGGAHAVARGATLRRKLITVPARLVRPQRRPLLHLPSHWPWADHWLTLWRNIIGYDPPLLATA; via the coding sequence GTGAAAGTGTCCCATAGTTTCGCTGTGTCGTCGGCGGTCTTCGATGATGACCATCTCGTGTCCTGCGCTGGATTGGTCCCGGTGATGACCCTGGCGGCCCAGACTGCCTTGCCGCAGCTATTACGTGACAAGGTGGTCATTGCCGAGCCGAGGATCAAGTCCGGGGCGGCCAACCCGGCACCGAAGCTGAGCACAGTCATCGCGGGCATGTGTGCCGGTGCGGACTGCATTGACGATCTCGACCTGGTGCGGGCAGGTGGGATGAAGACACTGTTCGGCGGCGTGTATGCACCCTCGACCATCGGAACTTTGTTGCGCGAGTTTACTTTCGGACACGCCCGCCAGCTCGAATCGGTTTTGCGCGAGCACCTGGCCGGACTCTGCGCGCGGGTCGATCTGTTGCCTGGCGCCGGCGAGCGCGCGTTCCTCGACATCGACTCACTGCTGCGTCCGGTCTATGGCCACGCCAAACAAGGTGCTTCCTACGGACACACCAAAATCGCGGGCAAGCAGATCCTGCGCAAGGGCCTGTCGCCGTTGGTCACCACGATCAGCACCGCCACGAGTGCGCCGGTGATCACCGGCGCCCGGTTGCGAGCCGGGAAGGCCAACTCCGGCAAGGGTGCGGCCCGGATGATCGCCCAAGCCGTCGCCACCGCCCGCACCGCCGGGGTCACCGGCCAGATTGTGGTGCGCGGCGATTCGGCCTACGGCAACAGCACCGTGGCCACAGCCTGCCGCCGCGCCGGTGCCCAGTTCTCGTTGGTGCTGACCAAGACCCGCGCCGTCGCTGCAGCCATCGAGTCCATCGACGAGAGCGCCTGGATTGCAGTGGAATACCCCGGAGCGGTCCGTGATCCCGACACGGGAGCCTGGATCTCCGATGCAGAAGTCGCCGAGACCACCTACACCGCCTTCACCTCCACCGACAACCCGATGACCGCCCGGTTGATCGTGCGTCGGGTCAAAGATGCCCGCTTTCCTGATGCGCTGTTTCCGGTGTGGCGGTATCACCCGTTCTTCACCGACACCGACGAACCCACCGTTGCGGCCGACATCACCCACCGCCGCCACGCGATCATCGAAACCGTGTTCGCCGACCTGATCGATGGACCCCTGGCTCACATGCCTTCGGGACGTTTCGGAGCGAACTCGGCGTGGATCCTGTGCGCCGCGATTGCCCACAACCTGCTGCGCGCCGCCGGCGTCCTGGCCGGTGGAGCCCACGCAGTCGCCCGGGGCGCCACACTGCGCCGCAAGCTCATCACCGTCCCCGCACGCCTGGTCCGACCGCAACGCCGACCCCTTCTGCACCTACCGAGCCACTGGCCCTGGGCTGACCACTGGCTTACGCTGTGGCGCAACATCATCGGCTACGATCCACCTCTACTGGCCACAGCCTGA
- a CDS encoding pyridoxamine 5'-phosphate oxidase family protein gives MASAAVEIIEKYFTCEFTTIARDGSPQTWPVSPRLLPDGRFLLGTSIGLPQKAYNIRRNPKVSLLFSEPTGSGVTTEGAVLIQGDATAEDRIVTDLASDPELASLAQTLFIRQPAGALWGTWLDIPGP, from the coding sequence GTGGCATCGGCTGCCGTCGAGATCATCGAGAAGTACTTCACGTGCGAGTTCACCACGATCGCACGTGACGGTTCGCCGCAGACCTGGCCGGTGAGCCCGCGGCTGCTCCCCGATGGCCGGTTCTTGTTGGGCACCAGCATTGGGCTGCCGCAGAAGGCCTACAACATCCGTCGCAATCCGAAGGTCAGCCTGTTGTTCTCGGAGCCGACCGGCAGCGGTGTCACCACTGAAGGGGCGGTGCTGATCCAGGGCGACGCCACGGCCGAGGACCGCATTGTGACCGATCTGGCCTCAGATCCGGAGCTGGCGTCGTTGGCGCAGACGCTGTTCATTCGCCAACCGGCCGGCGCATTGTGGGGAACGTGGCTAGACATCCCAGGACCGTAG
- a CDS encoding tyrosine-type recombinase/integrase: MLLSGLRSGELLTLNVTDVDIGARWVKVMGKGAKERRVPLDVEVAGLIQTYLLVERPESDSNLLFLVAKGPHRGQPLTAAGLRTIFRYHRAKTGVLAGHPHALRHTFGTAMAEAGVDLAVMQALLGHSHIDTTARYIHLAPIHVKAEYDAARTRLRSRP; encoded by the coding sequence ATGTTGTTGTCCGGGCTTCGATCTGGAGAACTGCTGACCCTCAACGTGACCGATGTCGATATCGGTGCCCGCTGGGTGAAGGTGATGGGCAAAGGCGCCAAGGAGCGCCGCGTGCCTCTCGATGTGGAGGTCGCCGGGCTGATCCAAACCTATCTGCTCGTCGAAAGACCCGAATCGGACAGCAACCTCCTATTCCTGGTCGCGAAAGGCCCGCATCGGGGCCAACCCTTGACCGCGGCCGGTTTACGCACAATCTTCCGGTATCACCGAGCCAAGACCGGGGTGCTCGCGGGTCACCCGCATGCGTTACGACATACCTTCGGCACCGCGATGGCCGAGGCCGGGGTGGATCTGGCGGTGATGCAAGCTCTGCTCGGGCACTCCCACATCGACACCACAGCCCGCTACATCCATCTGGCACCCATCCACGTCAAGGCGGAATACGATGCTGCCCGAACACGATTACGTTCCCGCCCCTGA
- a CDS encoding site-specific integrase encodes MADVPAALRPEFVAYLNRKYATCVPKTVSSLATRLAHFGRYLAATDPSLTSLNQLDRRRHIEPFITSLTTATNSVTGEPITIADRIRRIHAVGNFLAEITEWGWDDAPPRRLIFRTDMPRPPRCLPRYLPVDADRTLTAALAKSPYRLAADALLVQRACGLRIGELLDLELDCIHEIPGQGSWLKVPLGKLNSERMIPVDDEVLTLVDRITTTRSCGLPMIHPRTGAPADFLFTHHGKRLSQNAIREELNRAAQAAGLGHITPHQLRHTYATALINAGVSLQALMALLGHVSSQMSLRYAHLFDHTVRTEYERALDLAKSHIGALPTTTAVGLPLTDITGTGWKDTPAIKSRLAGGYCLRAPAQGSCPYANICEHCPSFHTDATHLAVLAAQRIDAHDLAVDAEKRGWINEADRHRKLVSRLDALITAAASA; translated from the coding sequence ATGGCCGACGTCCCGGCGGCGCTGCGGCCGGAGTTCGTGGCCTATCTGAACCGCAAATACGCCACCTGCGTGCCCAAAACGGTCAGCTCCCTGGCCACCCGATTGGCACATTTCGGCCGCTACCTCGCCGCCACCGACCCCAGCCTGACCTCGCTGAACCAACTGGACCGCCGCCGGCACATCGAGCCGTTCATCACCTCGCTGACCACCGCCACCAACAGCGTCACCGGTGAGCCGATCACCATCGCCGACCGGATCCGACGCATCCACGCGGTGGGCAACTTCCTGGCCGAAATCACCGAATGGGGATGGGACGACGCCCCACCGCGGCGCCTGATCTTCCGCACCGACATGCCGCGCCCACCCCGCTGTCTGCCCCGATATCTACCGGTCGATGCAGACCGCACACTCACTGCCGCCCTGGCGAAATCACCTTACCGACTCGCCGCTGACGCCCTGCTGGTGCAGCGGGCCTGCGGACTGCGCATCGGTGAACTGCTCGACCTCGAACTCGACTGCATCCACGAGATCCCGGGCCAGGGATCGTGGCTCAAAGTTCCCCTCGGCAAGCTCAACTCCGAACGCATGATCCCCGTCGACGACGAGGTCCTCACCCTCGTGGACCGCATCACCACAACCCGCTCCTGCGGGCTACCGATGATCCATCCCCGCACCGGCGCCCCCGCCGACTTCCTGTTCACTCACCACGGGAAAAGACTGTCCCAGAACGCAATACGCGAAGAACTGAACCGGGCAGCCCAAGCTGCTGGCCTAGGACACATCACACCGCATCAACTGCGACACACCTATGCCACTGCACTGATCAACGCTGGAGTATCGCTGCAGGCCCTCATGGCACTGCTGGGCCACGTCTCCTCCCAGATGAGTCTGCGATATGCCCACCTCTTCGACCACACCGTACGCACCGAATACGAACGCGCCTTGGACCTGGCCAAAAGTCATATCGGAGCGCTGCCCACCACCACCGCAGTCGGGTTGCCGCTGACCGATATCACCGGCACCGGCTGGAAAGACACCCCGGCCATCAAATCCCGCCTGGCCGGCGGATACTGCCTACGCGCACCCGCGCAAGGGTCCTGCCCGTATGCCAACATCTGCGAACACTGTCCCAGCTTCCACACCGACGCCACCCACCTCGCTGTCCTTGCCGCCCAACGCATCGACGCCCACGATCTGGCCGTAGACGCAGAAAAACGGGGATGGATCAACGAAGCCGACCGCCACCGCAAGCTCGTCTCCCGACTCGACGCGCTCATCACCGCAGCGGCATCCGCATGA
- a CDS encoding IS110 family transposase, whose protein sequence is MTIFVGDDWAEDHHDIHLMDADGITLASRRLPEGLAGIGGFHELVATHADEPDQVVIGIETDRGLWVEALAGAGYQVFAVNPLAVARYRDRHQVSGAKSDAADAKVLADLVRTDRHNHRPIAGDTPDVEAIKVLARTHQNLIWARNRNTNALRSALREYYPGALEAFDSLSDRDALAILGRASTPADAARLSVSKIRSALKAAGRQRNLDARALEIQTALRTEHLAAPPAVTAAFGASTRAAVAIIAEINHQIAALETELATHFETHPDADIYLSLPGLGVILGARVLGEFGDDPNRYTTGKSRKNYAGTSPLTVASGKKRAVLARHVRNRRLYDAIDQWAFCALTNSPGARTFYDQHRAAGDTHHQALRALGNRLVGILHGCLRHHTAYDEHKAWAHRQPTPDTQAA, encoded by the coding sequence TTGACGATCTTCGTTGGAGACGATTGGGCCGAGGACCACCACGACATACATTTGATGGACGCCGACGGGATCACGCTGGCATCGCGTCGGCTCCCGGAGGGACTTGCCGGGATCGGTGGGTTCCACGAACTGGTGGCCACCCACGCCGACGAACCTGACCAGGTGGTGATCGGCATCGAAACCGACCGCGGCTTGTGGGTCGAAGCGCTGGCCGGAGCCGGTTACCAGGTGTTCGCCGTCAACCCGCTCGCGGTGGCCCGCTACCGCGACCGCCACCAGGTATCGGGCGCGAAGTCCGATGCCGCCGACGCCAAGGTGTTGGCCGATCTGGTGCGCACCGACCGCCACAACCACCGTCCGATCGCCGGGGACACCCCCGACGTGGAGGCGATCAAGGTGCTGGCCCGGACCCATCAGAACCTGATCTGGGCGCGCAACCGCAACACCAACGCACTGCGCTCGGCGCTGCGGGAGTACTACCCGGGCGCGTTGGAGGCCTTCGACTCGCTGTCTGACCGCGATGCCCTGGCCATCCTGGGTCGCGCATCCACCCCGGCCGACGCCGCCCGCTTGAGCGTCTCCAAGATCCGATCGGCACTCAAAGCCGCGGGCCGACAACGCAACCTCGACGCCAGAGCGCTGGAGATTCAAACCGCCCTGCGCACCGAGCACCTCGCCGCCCCGCCCGCGGTCACCGCCGCGTTCGGGGCGAGCACCCGCGCAGCGGTCGCCATCATCGCCGAGATCAACCATCAGATCGCCGCCCTCGAGACCGAACTGGCGACACATTTTGAGACACACCCGGACGCCGACATCTACCTCTCCCTGCCAGGACTCGGTGTCATCCTCGGCGCCCGGGTGCTCGGTGAGTTCGGGGACGACCCGAACCGCTACACCACCGGCAAGTCTCGCAAAAACTACGCCGGAACCTCACCACTAACCGTCGCGTCGGGCAAGAAACGCGCCGTGCTGGCCCGCCACGTCCGCAACCGCCGCCTCTACGACGCGATCGACCAATGGGCCTTCTGCGCCCTGACCAACAGTCCCGGTGCCCGCACGTTCTATGACCAGCACCGCGCCGCCGGCGATACCCACCACCAAGCCTTACGCGCCCTCGGTAACCGCCTCGTCGGCATCCTGCACGGCTGCCTGCGCCACCACACCGCCTACGACGAACACAAAGCCTGGGCACACCGCCAGCCCACCCCAGATACCCAAGCCGCTTGA
- a CDS encoding DUF485 domain-containing protein: protein MSETDLPIRPEAISGERYLEVQASPEFQELRSRLRRFVFPMTAIFLIWYAIYVILGAFAHDFMATKVWGDINVGLLIGLGQFLSTFLITGLYVRFANRELDPRAEAIRTQLESELK, encoded by the coding sequence GTGTCCGAGACAGACCTTCCGATTCGCCCGGAAGCCATCAGCGGCGAACGCTATCTAGAAGTCCAGGCCAGCCCTGAGTTTCAGGAGCTACGAAGCCGCTTGCGCCGCTTCGTCTTCCCGATGACGGCAATTTTCCTCATTTGGTACGCGATCTACGTCATCCTGGGTGCCTTCGCCCACGATTTCATGGCCACCAAAGTGTGGGGCGACATCAACGTCGGCCTGCTCATCGGCCTGGGGCAGTTCTTGTCGACGTTCCTGATCACCGGCCTGTATGTGCGGTTCGCCAACCGCGAACTCGACCCGCGCGCCGAGGCGATCCGCACCCAACTGGAGAGTGAGCTCAAATGA
- a CDS encoding cation acetate symporter, whose product MTGSPLTAAALLLAAVATVAIGAYGVRFSRTTSDFLVASRTVGSQWNAAAISGEYLSAASFLGVAGLIAKYGADALWYPVGFTAGYLGLLLFVAAPLRRSGAYTVPDFAEFRLGSVRLRKMAMLVVVVICVFYLVPQYQGAGLALKTLLGTPVWLGPLAVGAIVITNVVAGGMRSITFVQAFQYWLKLTAVAIPALALAGLFLTDRGGELGGPLPPTVQQDTTVSIETDVVVQVADPSGISVTGTVDGRQVDDAPIGPAGEHTLGAGSTLTLSAGAATPVVAGTPGSGAEWIASGGGLGGHHPLYQVLSIMVATFLGTMGLPHVLVRFYTNPDGRAARRTALAVIALLSLFYVFPTLLGVFSRLYVPQLLITGTADAAVLLAPGSAIAGAAGQLLAALVAAGAIAAFLATSSGLLVSFAGALATDVLPGRVRDFRVAAVIGGVIPIPLALAASGELELSRSVGLAFAVAASTLCPLLVLGIWWRGLTAAGAMSGLALGGLLSGGAVTVAVAGGVDEDWLGGWPAVLIGYPAAISVPLAFATMLVVSRLTRATAPAGVAQTFARMHVPEHLGMGIERVPRG is encoded by the coding sequence ATGACCGGCTCCCCGCTGACCGCCGCGGCCCTACTACTCGCCGCCGTGGCCACCGTCGCGATCGGCGCGTACGGAGTCCGTTTCTCACGCACCACATCCGACTTCCTGGTCGCGTCCCGCACCGTCGGTTCGCAGTGGAACGCCGCTGCCATCTCGGGCGAATACCTCTCGGCGGCATCGTTTCTCGGTGTTGCCGGGCTGATCGCCAAGTACGGCGCCGACGCACTCTGGTACCCGGTCGGATTCACCGCCGGCTACCTGGGGCTGCTGCTCTTCGTCGCGGCGCCGCTACGCAGATCCGGCGCCTACACCGTCCCCGATTTCGCCGAGTTCCGGCTCGGGTCGGTGAGACTGCGCAAGATGGCCATGCTGGTGGTCGTCGTGATCTGCGTCTTCTACCTGGTCCCGCAGTATCAGGGTGCCGGCCTGGCGCTGAAAACCCTTCTCGGCACGCCGGTCTGGCTCGGCCCGCTGGCCGTCGGCGCCATCGTCATCACCAACGTCGTCGCCGGCGGGATGCGCTCGATCACGTTCGTGCAGGCGTTCCAGTACTGGCTCAAACTCACCGCGGTGGCCATCCCCGCACTGGCTTTGGCCGGGCTGTTCCTCACCGACCGCGGCGGAGAACTCGGCGGCCCGCTTCCGCCGACCGTGCAACAGGACACCACGGTGTCGATCGAGACCGACGTCGTGGTCCAGGTCGCCGACCCCAGCGGGATCTCGGTGACCGGAACCGTGGACGGCCGACAGGTCGACGATGCGCCGATCGGCCCGGCCGGCGAGCACACCCTCGGCGCGGGCAGCACGTTGACGCTGTCCGCCGGAGCGGCCACCCCTGTGGTCGCAGGCACGCCGGGCTCGGGCGCGGAGTGGATCGCTTCGGGTGGCGGGCTCGGCGGGCACCACCCGCTCTACCAGGTGCTCTCGATCATGGTGGCGACGTTCTTGGGCACCATGGGCCTGCCGCATGTGCTGGTGCGCTTCTACACCAACCCCGACGGCCGCGCCGCGCGGCGTACAGCGCTGGCTGTGATTGCGCTGCTGTCGCTGTTCTATGTGTTCCCGACCCTGCTCGGTGTCTTCTCCCGGCTGTATGTCCCGCAGCTGCTGATCACCGGCACCGCCGATGCGGCGGTGCTGCTGGCGCCGGGGTCGGCGATCGCCGGGGCGGCAGGACAGCTGCTGGCCGCGCTGGTGGCGGCCGGTGCGATCGCGGCGTTTTTGGCCACGTCGTCGGGTCTTCTGGTCAGCTTCGCCGGGGCGCTGGCCACCGACGTGCTCCCGGGCCGGGTGCGTGACTTCCGGGTGGCGGCGGTGATCGGCGGGGTGATCCCGATCCCGTTGGCTTTGGCGGCTTCCGGCGAACTGGAGTTGTCCCGCAGCGTCGGGCTCGCGTTCGCGGTGGCGGCCTCGACGTTGTGCCCGCTGCTGGTGCTGGGCATCTGGTGGCGCGGGCTGACCGCTGCGGGCGCGATGTCGGGGCTGGCGTTGGGCGGCCTGCTATCTGGCGGCGCGGTGACCGTCGCGGTGGCCGGCGGCGTCGACGAGGACTGGCTGGGCGGCTGGCCGGCGGTGCTGATCGGCTACCCCGCGGCGATCAGCGTGCCGCTGGCGTTCGCGACGATGCTCGTGGTCAGCCGTCTCACCCGCGCGACGGCGCCGGCAGGCGTGGCGCAGACCTTCGCGCGAATGCATGTGCCGGAGCACCTGGGCATGGGAATCGAGCGAGTGCCTCGCGGATGA
- a CDS encoding site-specific integrase: MAIQHQLRLQPGTDVAWVLSGPGCEKYALVNEYLGYLADRNYSPRTLRAYGYDLLAFCRWLDDVDVTLSAVTTETVLDFMRHCRQTPIAGRPANVVSMTGAAYDHYSSMTINHRLAALTGLYQFRELRDPRLRSPIPSGREARRVSAEERTGLLGHLVRPKRRSALRLREPRRLPRALNRHRDRSAVIEPADVA; encoded by the coding sequence ATGGCGATTCAGCATCAGCTGCGTCTGCAACCAGGCACCGATGTCGCCTGGGTGTTGTCCGGTCCGGGCTGTGAGAAGTACGCGTTGGTCAACGAGTACCTGGGGTATTTGGCCGACCGGAATTATTCTCCCCGCACGCTGCGGGCCTACGGCTATGACCTGCTGGCATTCTGCCGTTGGCTCGACGACGTCGATGTCACATTGAGTGCGGTGACCACCGAGACGGTGCTGGACTTCATGCGGCACTGCCGGCAGACTCCGATCGCGGGGCGCCCCGCCAATGTGGTGTCGATGACCGGCGCGGCCTACGACCACTACTCGTCGATGACCATCAACCACCGCCTTGCCGCATTGACCGGCCTGTACCAGTTCCGCGAACTGCGTGACCCCAGGCTGCGGAGCCCGATCCCTAGTGGCCGCGAAGCCCGTCGGGTCAGCGCTGAGGAACGCACCGGCTTGCTTGGACATTTGGTCCGGCCCAAACGCCGATCGGCGCTGCGGCTGCGCGAACCGCGTCGGCTGCCGCGGGCCTTGAATCGTCATCGAGACCGCTCAGCTGTTATCGAGCCTGCGGACGTGGCGTGA
- a CDS encoding LytTR family DNA-binding domain-containing protein has product MTRPLTVLAVDDEAPALDELAYLLGKHPCVAEVHRAGDATSALRELNQRAIDAVFLDINMPGLSGIELAGVLANYAQRPSIVFVTAHDDKAVAAFDVGAVDYLLKPIREDRLDEAVRRAAAAGSPAAASRDETGSEEPDSGVVPAELGGVTHLVPRDSIGWVEAEGDYARLHSASGSHLVRIPLSTLETRWRDHGFQRVHRSYLVALRLVTGLRTADGAVLVRLRANGASPAVELPVSRRQARELRDRLVRNPMRSLRPGSADDQ; this is encoded by the coding sequence GTGACCAGACCGCTCACTGTGCTCGCCGTCGACGACGAGGCGCCCGCCCTCGACGAGCTCGCCTATCTCCTGGGCAAGCATCCGTGCGTCGCTGAGGTGCACCGCGCCGGCGACGCCACCTCGGCGCTGCGCGAACTGAACCAGCGCGCGATCGACGCGGTGTTCCTCGACATCAACATGCCCGGGCTGTCCGGGATCGAACTGGCCGGGGTGCTGGCCAACTACGCCCAGCGGCCGTCGATCGTGTTCGTCACCGCACACGACGACAAGGCTGTGGCTGCGTTCGACGTCGGCGCCGTCGACTACTTACTCAAGCCTATCCGCGAAGACCGACTCGACGAGGCGGTCCGCCGCGCAGCCGCCGCGGGATCCCCCGCAGCGGCGTCCCGCGACGAAACCGGCAGTGAGGAACCGGATTCGGGTGTCGTCCCGGCCGAGTTGGGGGGCGTCACCCATCTGGTGCCCCGCGACAGCATCGGCTGGGTCGAAGCCGAGGGCGACTACGCCCGGCTGCATTCGGCGTCGGGCTCGCATCTCGTGCGAATCCCGCTCAGCACACTGGAAACCCGTTGGCGTGACCATGGATTCCAGCGGGTGCACCGCTCCTATCTGGTGGCGCTGCGACTCGTCACCGGTCTGCGTACCGCCGACGGCGCGGTGCTGGTGCGGTTGCGGGCCAACGGGGCGTCCCCGGCGGTCGAACTTCCGGTGAGCCGCCGTCAGGCCCGCGAACTCCGCGACCGCCTGGTGCGCAACCCGATGCGCAGCCTGCGTCCGGGGAGCGCTGATGACCAGTAG